One window of the Sphaerochaeta associata genome contains the following:
- a CDS encoding ABC transporter permease translates to MKQRTSEVSATCNLPLSAKLQRDWKQNKTLYALFIPVLVYYVVFQYGPMLGLVISFQNYKPSTGFLGSKWVGLQHFRDFFTDYYFQRVLMNTLRISFLTLLFTFPMPIILALLINELSSKLYSRAVQTITYIPHFISIVVVVSIMMDLTCRDGVIPQFLSLFGIAPTTMLNEKQYFIPLYIISNVWQNIGWNSIVYLSALTAIDAQLYEAARIDGANKFRQLLSVTLPCLLPTIIIMLILQVGKMFNVGYEKIILMYNPLTYEVADVISTYVYRKGLLEMNWSYSAAVGMFNSIVSFFLVWFTNKLSKHVSGNSLW, encoded by the coding sequence ATGAAGCAACGTACATCTGAAGTGTCGGCAACCTGTAATTTGCCGCTTTCAGCAAAATTGCAAAGAGATTGGAAGCAGAACAAAACGCTGTATGCACTGTTCATTCCTGTACTCGTATACTATGTGGTGTTCCAATACGGGCCGATGCTCGGCCTGGTGATTTCCTTTCAGAATTATAAGCCAAGCACTGGATTTTTGGGCAGCAAGTGGGTGGGGCTTCAGCATTTTCGGGACTTCTTCACCGATTATTACTTCCAAAGAGTCTTGATGAATACGCTGCGGATAAGTTTTCTGACCCTGCTCTTCACTTTCCCCATGCCGATCATCCTGGCACTTCTCATCAATGAGTTGTCCAGCAAGCTCTATTCCAGAGCCGTACAGACCATCACCTACATCCCTCACTTCATCTCAATTGTTGTGGTTGTATCGATCATGATGGACCTTACGTGCCGGGACGGGGTCATTCCCCAGTTCCTGTCCCTGTTCGGTATTGCACCGACGACCATGCTCAATGAGAAGCAGTATTTCATTCCATTGTACATCATCTCCAATGTCTGGCAGAACATCGGGTGGAACTCCATTGTGTACCTTTCAGCCTTGACCGCCATCGATGCACAGTTGTATGAAGCGGCTAGGATTGACGGCGCCAACAAGTTTCGTCAGCTCTTGTCGGTGACATTGCCCTGCCTTCTTCCCACCATCATCATCATGCTGATACTGCAGGTAGGGAAAATGTTCAATGTCGGCTATGAAAAAATCATTCTCATGTACAACCCCCTGACCTATGAGGTTGCGGATGTCATCTCAACCTATGTGTACAGGAAGGGCCTCTTGGAAATGAACTGGAGTTATTCAGCTGCAGTAGGGATGTTCAACTCCATTGTGAGTTTCTTCCTGGTGTGGTTCACCAACAAGCTCAGCAAGCATGTGAGCGGAAACAGCCTTTGGTAA
- a CDS encoding D-alanine--D-alanine ligase family protein translates to MQQVIILHNHIPQNAPEDVLDILRQAQWIEEILRQKGYSVTLLPYSLSALEQLDKNVVVFNLVDSAPGEEMLSYLVPGILESLKLKYTGCSLANLFLTTNKVLAKKLMAEHHLPTPAPYSKESEKGLYLIKPTAQDASVGLDEHCLVEHAEVQTRLKEKEAQIGCPCFAEQYIDGREFTVCMYGTRKDVHILPPYEWVFNEYGNRAKIITYDAKWTEQTFGYEHISAKYTHDEADKPLIVQLEHLAKDCWKAFDLNGYARVDFRIDASHRPFILELNANPSFYGFYHLAQEWNFSFEDLIVSLVNQAAIL, encoded by the coding sequence ATGCAACAGGTAATCATCCTCCATAATCACATCCCCCAGAACGCCCCAGAGGACGTACTGGACATTCTCCGTCAAGCCCAATGGATTGAAGAAATCCTTAGACAAAAAGGATATTCGGTGACACTGCTCCCCTACTCTCTCTCTGCTCTCGAGCAGCTGGATAAGAACGTCGTTGTCTTCAATCTCGTAGACTCGGCACCCGGGGAGGAGATGCTCTCCTACCTGGTCCCGGGAATACTTGAAAGCCTTAAGCTGAAGTATACCGGTTGTTCCCTGGCAAATCTCTTCTTGACAACCAACAAGGTACTTGCCAAGAAGCTGATGGCCGAGCATCATCTGCCGACTCCCGCCCCATACAGCAAGGAGAGCGAAAAAGGGCTGTACCTCATCAAACCCACCGCCCAGGACGCTTCAGTAGGCCTTGACGAACACTGCCTTGTCGAACACGCAGAGGTTCAGACGAGGCTGAAAGAGAAGGAAGCCCAAATAGGCTGCCCCTGCTTTGCCGAACAGTACATCGACGGCAGGGAGTTCACCGTCTGCATGTACGGCACGAGGAAGGATGTGCACATCCTCCCCCCCTATGAGTGGGTGTTCAATGAGTATGGGAATCGGGCCAAAATCATCACCTACGATGCCAAATGGACCGAGCAGACGTTCGGGTATGAGCACATCAGTGCAAAATACACCCACGACGAGGCTGACAAACCCCTCATCGTGCAGTTGGAACATCTTGCAAAGGATTGCTGGAAGGCCTTCGACCTCAACGGTTATGCACGGGTGGACTTTCGCATCGATGCAAGCCATCGGCCGTTTATTCTAGAGCTGAATGCAAATCCGAGCTTCTACGGTTTCTACCATCTGGCCCAGGAGTGGAACTTCAGCTTTGAGGATCTGATTGTATCATTGGTTAACCAAGCCGCTATTTTATAA
- a CDS encoding glycoside hydrolase family 43 protein, which produces MIENPVLKGFNPDPSICYADGCYYIAVSTFEYVPGVAVYESTNLVQWTYCTSILTEPEHLDLAGCNNSSGIYAPTLRFHAGRFYLVTTNKHKKSNFLMTSTSIKGPWSKPMHICETGIDPSLFFDEDGRCFYTSNGMFNGKKGIHGAYLDCSTGTLLEPMQLLTAGVTGCATEAPHIYFRNQWYYLLIAEGGTEYGHHCQVFRSKNLQGPYEEHASAPILSHVHRKGHPIQATGHADLFCTPDGQWFAVFLGVRVFGKALLHNLGRETFLAPVSWIDDWPIIGSQGHVELSYPLLYDTSRQRPELLVDFSRPLAEYPLLKVRLPKSDCYVQIEGNLLLCGEDELGTSLGNPTLLALRQTSFRSTFTCRLSLTDLQGKAGLVAWYNSDYHCKLVVQRISDDCLHISLVRHIHDMEAATNSLLLRCEGTEVTLSCTTDTTSYQFFVGDTLIGSASIASFCSETTMYMSFTGTLLGIFAEQGKATFLSSMSLIDHD; this is translated from the coding sequence ATGATCGAAAACCCCGTTCTCAAAGGCTTCAATCCTGATCCATCCATTTGTTACGCTGATGGTTGCTACTATATTGCGGTGTCAACCTTCGAATATGTTCCCGGTGTTGCGGTGTATGAAAGCACCAATCTGGTTCAATGGACGTACTGCACGTCGATTCTGACAGAGCCGGAGCACCTGGATCTGGCCGGGTGCAACAACAGCAGCGGCATCTATGCACCGACTTTGAGGTTTCATGCCGGTCGGTTTTATTTGGTGACCACAAACAAGCATAAGAAAAGTAATTTCCTGATGACAAGCACCTCCATCAAGGGTCCCTGGAGCAAACCTATGCACATCTGTGAAACAGGAATAGACCCCTCTTTGTTCTTCGATGAGGATGGTCGATGCTTCTATACTTCCAACGGGATGTTCAATGGGAAAAAAGGTATCCATGGTGCTTATCTTGACTGCTCGACAGGGACATTGCTTGAACCGATGCAGCTACTCACCGCCGGAGTAACCGGATGTGCGACCGAAGCCCCTCACATCTACTTTCGCAACCAATGGTACTATCTGTTGATTGCAGAAGGTGGAACCGAATACGGGCATCACTGCCAAGTTTTCCGTTCTAAAAACCTGCAAGGCCCATACGAGGAACATGCATCCGCCCCGATCCTTTCCCATGTCCATAGGAAGGGCCACCCCATCCAGGCAACAGGGCATGCCGACTTGTTCTGCACTCCCGACGGGCAGTGGTTCGCCGTCTTTCTGGGTGTCAGGGTATTCGGCAAGGCACTGCTGCATAATCTGGGCAGAGAGACCTTTTTGGCTCCTGTGAGCTGGATCGATGATTGGCCGATCATTGGAAGCCAGGGTCATGTCGAGCTCTCCTACCCGCTGCTTTATGATACTTCAAGACAAAGGCCTGAACTGCTGGTCGATTTCTCCCGTCCGCTTGCAGAGTATCCGCTGCTGAAGGTACGACTTCCCAAATCCGATTGCTATGTACAGATTGAAGGGAATCTCCTACTCTGTGGAGAGGATGAGCTGGGAACAAGCCTGGGCAACCCCACCCTTCTGGCACTGAGGCAGACATCGTTCCGCTCTACGTTCACGTGCAGGCTTTCTCTTACCGACCTCCAAGGAAAAGCGGGTTTGGTTGCATGGTACAACAGTGATTATCATTGCAAACTAGTCGTCCAGCGGATATCCGATGATTGCTTGCACATCTCCCTGGTCAGGCACATCCATGACATGGAAGCTGCAACCAACTCCCTGCTGTTGCGCTGCGAAGGGACCGAGGTGACACTATCCTGCACAACCGACACCACCTCATACCAATTTTTTGTAGGGGACACACTCATCGGTTCAGCATCCATCGCTTCCTTCTGCAGTGAGACCACCATGTATATGAGCTTCACCGGTACCTTGTTGGGCATCTTTGCAGAGCAAGGCAAGGCAACATTCCTTTCGAGCATGAGCTTGATCGATCATGATTGA
- a CDS encoding GNAT family N-acetyltransferase encodes MQFREQPIEKDMEAVASILKNSGFFNEEEQEVGVSLVRERLEQGEASLYFFQFAQEGEQVLGYTCFGPIPGTKFSYDLYWIAVDPAYQRQGIGAQLLRQTEVEIERRGGRRIYIETSSQPLYVPTRSFYTRHGYMLEGQLKDYYAPGDDKLLYVKGW; translated from the coding sequence ATGCAGTTTCGTGAACAACCCATAGAGAAGGACATGGAGGCTGTAGCCTCCATCTTGAAAAACTCAGGCTTCTTCAATGAAGAGGAGCAGGAGGTCGGCGTATCGCTGGTACGCGAACGACTCGAGCAAGGAGAGGCGAGCCTCTACTTTTTCCAGTTCGCCCAAGAAGGGGAGCAGGTGCTCGGGTATACCTGCTTCGGGCCCATTCCTGGTACCAAATTCAGTTACGACCTGTACTGGATAGCAGTCGACCCTGCGTACCAACGGCAGGGTATCGGAGCACAGTTGCTCAGGCAGACCGAGGTGGAGATCGAGCGCAGGGGAGGCAGGCGCATCTACATCGAGACCTCCTCACAGCCTCTTTATGTCCCCACCCGAAGCTTCTACACCCGTCATGGATATATGTTGGAAGGGCAGCTGAAAGATTATTACGCTCCCGGCGATGACAAGCTGCTGTACGTCAAAGGGTGGTAA
- a CDS encoding GNAT family N-acetyltransferase, with protein sequence MDIEIRSFQHTSDISDIEGVRILVRHQLTFIGYEPDQHDIEAVLSNAMKPESRAVLWVAYLQDKAVGIAFGNVCCGLESGGDYLWLNELYVAEEARAHGLGTHLLAEVQRWAKESGCTYLAMVTHPRNERAQSLYKAEGFELESLVWVDKYL encoded by the coding sequence ATGGACATTGAAATTCGGAGCTTCCAACACACCTCTGATATCAGTGATATCGAAGGTGTACGCATCCTTGTGAGACATCAACTGACGTTCATCGGATATGAGCCGGATCAGCATGACATTGAGGCCGTCCTCTCAAATGCAATGAAACCGGAAAGCCGTGCAGTCCTTTGGGTGGCCTATTTGCAGGATAAGGCGGTCGGTATAGCCTTCGGCAATGTCTGCTGCGGGCTGGAAAGCGGGGGTGACTACCTGTGGCTCAATGAGCTCTATGTTGCAGAAGAGGCTAGAGCCCACGGCTTGGGGACGCATCTGTTGGCGGAAGTCCAACGTTGGGCGAAGGAAAGCGGCTGCACCTACCTTGCGATGGTGACCCATCCAAGGAATGAGCGGGCGCAGAGCCTCTATAAAGCTGAAGGGTTTGAGCTTGAGAGCTTGGTCTGGGTGGACAAGTATTTATAA